TCTAATTAAGGCTTCTCTTTTGTTCTGAGTActtgctacaaaaaaaaatgcgaacaACGCTCTTCACATTATTCACTGCAGCACAAGGAAAGAGCTGAATTGACATCAACTTGCCTGCTCTCGATTGTTTTTCTGGAGGAAAAGGGCAGATGCTCTCTGGGGGTAAGAAAAAACTAGTACTATTTTATATATCGCGGTTTAAAAAAACAGTGACAAATGCTCATTTTCGTCCCGCAGTTTATAGTAAACTGCACTTACAGAGACAATATACAGAGAAGCCCAGGTGAAAACAAGCAAGTATGTCAAAATATTGCTCTATATTCGCTCAGCATTAGCCCTTGTTTCAGATAAACATGTTCTCAATTGTGTCAACTCCTACCTGTAAAACACTCCTGTTCGATAGacactgcatttttttacttGTCCTTATAGTGACAGCGTGAATTACGTTTCACGATAATTACATTTGAAAGCTCTCAACTCTGCCTATGCCCCTTTTCTGTTTCTAGAAGCTGAAAAAGAAACGCTGATAGGGATCACACTGGCCAAAATAGCAATCTTTAGGGTGAAAAAAGAAGCTTACAAGACGATACAACAAAGTTATAACCGAGGAACATTGCAAGCAGTATTCACGTTATTTTTCATAAATTTATGACACATTCCTCGAAATACCCCGCATAACTTCAACGTTAAACGCCGTTGTCAGTGCGGCGAGTGATAGATTTACCAGAATCTCTAAACAGTTCTCTGTGCCTTGTGTATGACTGTACTGAAACAACGTATGATCATTTAGGCTTATATGATGAGGTACCTGTGATAAAGGGTTTTAATGAACATGAGATGACTGATACGCGTCAGTTTTTCTACAGGTCACGTGGGCAAAATGCTGGGAAAAATAATTTCGCCTCTTTGCAACGTACTCGCACATACTCGGACTTAGAATGAGTGCGCCGATTGTTACCTGGCTATGTGTCACTGAGCCATGCTCATGGGGCTGCAGATGAGGCTCTTCCTCCCCAAACCTCTCCTCCTACTCCCTGCTTATACGCGCCACATTTATTTGTGAACTTGCGTAAATGCACACTGCCTCCATACATTGTACTGGACATAATAGAGCGACAGTTGTCCAGGATCTCGCGTTCTTCCTGCGACCTTATCCATCATGGTAAAATCCACTGCTGCCTTCTTCATTCCGTGCCAATCTTAAGGTGGTGGGAAGGTATCTTTCGCACCGACGCTTCCATAGTTTGCTGGGCACTCATCCGACCTAAAGTCCCTAGAAGTAACGAAGATAGCGTCATTCTTGTCAATGCGCAGGTTCATCCGCCCCCTACGCTTGGTAGCCTTGGTAGTGCAAGCGCCTTCCTGTCTGTCCTTGGTCACGCGTATTCTTTTGCTTCCACAACGACACCGGCTAACCGTCCCTGTTCGCCGGGAAGGGGCATGCCTGTGTCGGCCTGTGGCCGTAGTTTCCTGAAAGACAATGTAAGGGTGCTACTGCAGCAGATGAGAGAAGAGGTGGAGGTGAAGGGGTGtggttggcgctactttagttcTTAAGGGACATTTATCAGACAAGCAAGGGCCATAGCGAAATACCTTACAGAAATTTCTGACTGAGGGACCTTTCCTTCCTTCGGTTGCATGTGAATAAACATATTTGCGGCATCAATGCCATCGATATCTAGTGGTACACACAGCAGGCCACGAAAATGGCCAAGATGTACATTTTGTCCCTGTATCTGCCACGGACTTTTCCACTAGAAAACATAACGGTTGTTCTAGACTGCCTAACATCCCTACCTTTCTTTTCCCTCCTGTTCTTCTTCTCTCGTCACTATGAACAAAAATGATCAAGGAGTACTCGATCGACCATTCTGAGCTAATGATGCTAATATCTCATCGTTATGAAAATTAGTGTACAAATAACAGGGTATTAAGGCTTCTTTCGCAATAATATGGTGGTGTCTTTGCGACGTctctctgaagaaaaaaaatctttggGACGGCGTCGGTGCTATAAAGAAGCGAATGCTACGAGCTTACAGAACTCGCACGACATATCTTGTGTTAATAGAAAAGGAATGCCCGAATCACTCCCGACAAAAACTGCAGTTTTGATGACATTCAGTGCGTAATATTCCAAAGTAgtcaaacaaaacaacaaactacATATCTTTCTTCTGTTCATGGCTGTGCATGATGGCATCTCCATTGCTTGCCGTAAGTTTTGGCGCCTCCTTCATGCGCTCCGGTTCAATATAGGACTTTTTATAGAAGTTTAGGAACAGTGCCAGCACAAGCAACGTCTGCGCTACACCCATGAATATGAGGTACCGCGGGAAGCCGCAGTCGATGAACAGCGGTATGGACATGTGCACGACTATTATCACAAACTGCACGATCTGCATCGTGGTGAGGTACTTCTTCCACCACAGGTACTTCCGCATAGAGGGTCCCATGTTGGCCAGGAGGTAGTAGGTGTACATCACCACGTGTACGAACGAGTTGAGCGCCAGGCCGAACGCCACTTGACCCTCCGGCGCGAAGAGGACCCAGAACCAGACGTTCAACGTCACCATGACGTGGTGGATGACGTGAAGGTGCGTTATTTGGTTGAACTTCTTTCGGAGCACAAAGAACACGGTGTCCAGGAAGTCTACGTATCGGAACACTACATAGATCCAGCCGGTCTTGTACAGCTCCTGGAAGCCGCCGTCCACACGACCAGTGATTCCCTGGCACCAGAAGCTGTAGCTGCCACCGGGAAGGTACGCGGATAACATGAGCGAAGTGCAGAGTTTGGCATTGGCCAGCACCATGAGGAGATTGTGCAGTCGCACTAAACCATCGATGCGAAAGGGCTGCCGGTCTTTCATCCAGCGTGGACCAGCCACCTTGACAAAGTATACGTACAGAGCGACGAGAGGAAATACGAACAGGGGGTTCATCACTACAGGGTAGTGACGAGTGCGGGGGTCACCAAGCTCCTGCAAGTTGGCCAGGAAGTAGATGGGATTCTCGGTGAAAGACTTGTAGATGGAGTTGTTGACGCCACTGTTGTTCTCCGGGTTGTGACTGGCGGCCACCATCTTGTCGCCAGCTTTGCTCTGCGAAGTTGGGAGAGCGAtagaacaaacaaaaacaacagtTAGATACCGCGTCCTGTTGATGACTCAgtacgtgatatatatatatatatatatatatatatatatatatatatatatatatatatatatatatatata
The nucleotide sequence above comes from Rhipicephalus microplus isolate Deutch F79 chromosome 2, USDA_Rmic, whole genome shotgun sequence. Encoded proteins:
- the LOC119183080 gene encoding very long chain fatty acid elongase AAEL008004; the protein is MVAASHNPENNSGVNNSIYKSFTENPIYFLANLQELGDPRTRHYPVVMNPLFVFPLVALYVYFVKVAGPRWMKDRQPFRIDGLVRLHNLLMVLANAKLCTSLMLSAYLPGGSYSFWCQGITGRVDGGFQELYKTGWIYVVFRYVDFLDTVFFVLRKKFNQITHLHVIHHVMVTLNVWFWVLFAPEGQVAFGLALNSFVHVVMYTYYLLANMGPSMRKYLWWKKYLTTMQIVQFVIIVVHMSIPLFIDCGFPRYLIFMGVAQTLLVLALFLNFYKKSYIEPERMKEAPKLTASNGDAIMHSHEQKKDM